The genomic DNA ATGTCAGGGTGTGGGTAGCCTGGCACTGTTAATGGAGGTGAACCCATGGGTAACGTCGTTTTCGCGCTCGAGCTGGGGGGTCCACCGTTTCCGACAAGAAAAAATCCTTCACTGTTCTTGGCTGTGACACTAGCGGATTCCTACGTGGGTTCCAAAACGGAGAAGCGTACTCGATCGGGTGCTCATCTGAATGCCCTAGCCTTAGCAACGTGGTCAATGGGTCCTGTTCCGGCGTTGGGTGCTGCGAGGTGGGGTTTCCGGATGGGCTTAAAAATGTTAGTGTGGAAGTAAAGAGCTTTCATAGTTACTCCAAAGTATGGAACTTCAATCCCTGTGCCTATGCTTTTGTTGCCGAGAAAGGCACGTTCCACTTCTGACTTCTCCGCATGTTATCTCAAAAAACTACCCCACAAAAGGGTTCCATTGGTACTTGATTGGTTAGTTGGCAATCATGCATGCGAAAAAGCCCAGAACGAACGGAATTACGCATGTAAGGAGAATAGTGAGTGCTTTGATCATCTCCGAACCAGGGAGGGGTACTACTGCAAGTGCAAACAGGGTTACCAAGGGAACTCATACCTCCATGAGGGTTGCCAAGGTATTTACATCTACAAATCTTCCCaatcaaaaaagtaaaagataatttttttttttcctgatcaTTCAATATCacttatgatatatatattttttcctttcaagATCCTTTCCGGTTCATTTGAACCCACTAGAGAGTATCAGTTAGCTATATTGAAAgggtatttttgtgtttttattttttgagggaacaaaaatatataccactccaatataattaattggatattatccCGTTCAAATAAACTTGAAAGGATCCTAATTCCGTTTCAATGTATGTATTTCATTATGAGTATACTTATATGGTGTTGATATTCTTCACTTGATAATTTGATAAGAACACATAATTGgggacaaaaatttgctacaaactgctctgtagctaattcatataaactaatctaataaagtgacatgtgttatagctattaaaatacaatttgtaACAAAGTATTTTGTCAAGTAATTGGGAAATCAAATAGAGAACAAAGgattgttattgtatttttggaTGATGATTCTCGTGGCTTAGGGTTACATTTATAATGGATTGGTTGAGGGTTTTACAAGGAAATGTAAAATAGGGTTTTCTTAATTGGGAACTAGGGTTTACTAATTGGGAACTACAATTCTCGGAAAGTAGTTGTTGCCTTATTGGATGTCTTtgcttagagcattcccaacagTTTTCTCGTCATTTTCCTTAcaggatccaaactactttttgcttccctatatcaatacaccccaataacttcccttaatcattctctatattattaaaatatttatttttttaattatattatatatatgagaggagagataagagagaattgtgagacatgagaggagagaggagagaaaagaaataatcatttttttttttttaataatcataaggattgcaatagtggaacccaaaacattgggttctaCTGTACCAATCCTAATGTTTAGAGTTCATTTAGGGAGTCTGCTGTGGGACATTTTTTGCGAGTTTTTAGGcatattccctaaacttaggaaaGGGAGTCTGCTGTGAATGCTTTTATTTCTTGCATACCATATTGGACCTCATGCcttattgattgcatgccatattggacctcttgccttaaTTGATTGATACCTAACATAATGCAGACATTAACGAATGTGGGAATCAAACTCTCAATACCTGCACGAAAATCTGTACCAACATACAAGGCAATTATACATTTAGTTGTCCTAAGTGGTATCATGGGGACGGAAGAAAAGATGGTGAAGGTTGTTCTATGGATCTCGCAGTAGCAATTAAGAGTCTCATTGGTAAGTAGATAGTATCATGTATACCATTAGATGCACAAACTTTAACCGTTGatcataaattaaatattacccatttcattttaaattgaaattgaatttgagaGAATCCTATTCCTAATGATGAGGTTATGTCAAGATGATCAATAACGTTTCAGCATTTTCAAGTGCAGGAATTGGCGTAATCTTAATTGCTATTCTTGGGTTAGCTCGTGGATGTGCTTGGTatccaataaaagaaaatttattaaactcAAAGCAAAGCTCTTTCAACAAAATGGGGGTTTGATCTTAGAATGGTGTCTCCGTGAACTAAGATCTACTAAAAAGGCCAAAAtctttacttttgaagagttgaAGGTAGCTACCAAAAATTATAGAGAGAGTAGGATCATTGGCCGAGGAGGTTTTGGTACAGTTTACAAATGATTTTTACCAAATAATACAATTGTTGCCATCAAGAAGTCCAAGACAATGGATCAAGACCAAGTTGATTAATTCATTAATGAGATTGTTCTGCTCTCCCAAATTGACCATAGGAATGCTGTCAAACTCTCAAGCTGTTGCTTAGAAACACAAGTTCCTTTGCTAGTTTATGAATTTGTCTCAAAGGGTACATTGTTCAACCATATACATCGTGAAAGCAACACATCCACCAAACGATGGGAAACCCGTCTAATAATAGCTGTAGAAATAGCAAACGCACTATTGTATCTGCATTTTACAGCTTCGCCACCTATAATTCATAAAGATGTCAAGTCCTCAAACATACTTCTTGATGATAATTTCACTGTGAAAGCCTCCGACTTTGGAATTTTGAAATTGGTTTCCCAAGATCAAAAGGATGTAGCTACTGTAGTACATGGAACTCTTGGATACCTGGATCCCGAATACTTATAGACGAGCCAATTGATGGataaaagtgatgtttatagctttggagttGTCCTCGTGGAGCTACTAATAGGAGATGATGTATTTTCATTTGATAGGTTCGAGGAGGAAAGATGTCTACctatgtattttctttcttcctcgaAAGATGATCGATTGTTTGAAATTCTTGATAACCATATAGTTGAAGTGCAAATCAAGGAAGTCGTTAAAATTGTAGAGAGGTGCTTAAGAGTGAAAGGGGATGAGAGGCCTAGTATGAAGGAAGTGGTAATTGAATTAGAACGAATAAGAAAGATGGAGACGCATTCCTTGGTTAATGTTCAATCAAATCTGGAAAAGGCCGACCACTTGCATGGTGTGACATCTGACGCCTCCGAATATGGTGGAAGTAGCAGTACAAACGCTGGATTTGATAGCATGAAAGGCCATGTAAAATTAGCCTTGGGGGATGGCAGATGAATGTGGCGTGATAACATCCGCTCTTCATGGCATTTTTTTCTAAGGCAATTTCCCATTTTAGTGTCCTAAAAAGAGTTATGTTTGCTTTATTGCCTCAACAAAATGCTCAATAGATATGGTGATGGCATGCATATTCTATATGCACTATTCTTCATGTGTTAAGTATTATGTTATGGTCGAAAGAGCAATCTGTTGCTGTCTTGTTTCTGTTGGTGTACGTTATTTggtgcaatttttttcttgtgtcCTGTTGTCTTGTATAGCTGATGTGggattgtatatttgttggtgTTTGGCAAGTGTAGTTTTCTTAAATATGTgtatttaagaaaattttcaataaagtGTGGCTCATTTTATTACCTTATTGTTACGGTGAGTAGGCTATTTATAAATGAAGAAGTGCTTTTTCAATCAACTTTAATGACTTGTCAAAACAGCCAACTCATTGAACTCAACAGGTTTAGTGTCTATTCATTAACAAATATGTATTTTCATAATTAACAAAAACGAATTGTTACTAATGATCTTTTAACTCTGACCGTTCAATCGCACTTATCTAACATGTACTTAATCTTGACTGTTAGATCATACTATAATTAAATGTTGTTTAAAtatgatcattaaatcatactTGGTagtaacaacttttttttttttttttgtccccaagaggtagctcaatcggctgagaccaTGCTTAATGAaacggaggttactagttcgaatctccctcccccatcttgtgtagacatgtcaaaaaaaaaaaaaaaaaaaaaatttcaaccgTTAAATCTAACTTGATTTAATCTTATAGTTGATATTACTAATGGTGTAGGAAATCCAACCGTTGGATCATACTGATAAGTATTCTACAATCTGGATCATACTGATAAGTATTCTACAATCTACAATCATACAATAttacaacattaaaaaattgaatgacCAGTTGCGCTACCAAGGCGCTCAACAGCCGTCAGCCTTGCACAGCCATCACATGCGTACCTGCCGTGTCTCACACCGTACGTACTGGTGTGTACATAAAAACATTgatctactaaaaaaaaaaaaattgctctaaAGCAGTTAAGTTGGAACTCTCTTTTTCCAAGACTCATTAATGCCTTCTTTTAAGGAAACAATCTGAACATAAAACTATACATATATGCTTATATtaagtttgaaacaaaaattttgtttcatcTTCTGCTTATGGGACAGGGACTACGATGCTCCTTCTTCTGTAGGGAGATTGACACCTGACATAGATTCgagagagaaaaatgattgCCCATATTACAACTCTGTTATCTATGAATGCTGCTGGTATGAAGTGCATTCTCAGCTGTTGGTTTCGCTTCAGACTGGCCACAGTGATTAAGAATGCAAGCGCAGAAATGGCACCTGAAATGCCAAACAGGCCATAGAAAGGCTCAGGGCCTAATTCTGGATCAACGTTCAAGTTGGACGTAGAGGAGCAGTTATTAGAGGAGAGCAAGTTTCTTTCTAGTTGTTGCATTTCTCCCGTCTGTATCACTTCAAGGGTTACCTTTGAAATGTCAAAAACCAAAGGAGAATCTTTGGAGAAAACCTGCGACAGGAAACCAAAACAGCACTTCCAAGATCAAATTTTTTAAGGATAAATGAACAAAAGGAACTTCACTTACCAGTGATGTTTTGACActtgcaattatttttttttagagttcaAAAAGTTAGAAAGTCGGGCTGGtttaaaagtttgcaatgtcacccttATCGTTAACATTTAGGATTAAATCTAATGGGCAATAAGTGAAATGTTTGTTATGCCCctataaaacttataaaaatacaaatttacccgttaaataattctttttttcttttttctttttttaaagaaaaagggaacaGCTTGACCCACAGCTGGCCCTGGGTTAGCCATggataagtttttttatttttactaaaaaaaaaaaaaaaaaattgtgatattttggCGTCGTCCCACTAAGGTTTAACAGAAATTTCTAATCGAGAGATGACATTGcaacattttaaaatataagaacCCCACGATACtacttttaaaactttaaaaatatgACTGTAAAAGTATTAGGAGATAATTGAAGTTTTTTcccaagaaaaatgaagaaaaaggagaGGAGATTACAAAGCCAAAACCAACCAGACTAAAAGTGGGTTCTGTTGCAGTGTAACCTTTGCAGTACTTAGCAAGGAAGACTTTAGCATGCGGGCCAACAAAAAAAGCTGCTTGAATTTCCCCTCTCTCAAACGCTTGAGGGCAGTCGTTTATGGAGCAAACTCCCCTGATATTCTCAGGCTTAAAATTCAAGACGTTGATCAAATATCTTACAATGAATGAATTCCCATTACACCCAACTGGTGCATTTGTTCTTTGAAGTGTTTCAATATCTAGCACAGACGGTTTAAACTGAGAGACAGTCATTCTGGATGTGAGGCTTGCTGTGAAACTGGCCGAAACAATTAGAATCATAAAAAACCATGGCGCCAACACAAAACGAGACAAATTGTTCTTAATTGGTTCTCCTGCAGAGTGAAAAGACATCAAATCTAGTACCTAGTATGTATCGAACAAAAGTAAACTTTAAGGTCTTTTGTTTTGAGTGGAGACTTACTTTGTATGAAGAAAAGGACAGTGACAGAAAACCAAAGCATAGCACCGAAGCCCTCAAATTCAGGATTGCCTCCAttttcaatcaaccaaattaCTAACCCTATGAATAGATGCATCGCCACCATGAGTAGCcacatttttttggtaaagacCTTGAAGAACAGCCATTTTTCTCTGAGCTTATCTGGTTTCACAGTGACTACCATCACAAGTCCAGATACGATATATGGTAGAGTAAATTCTGCATATTGCATTCGATCTGCCATGATTTCTATATCACCAACTGCTCCATCCAAGCCCTATTTCACATCTCATTCATGCTCATATCAATGTTCATATATAGAAGTGCATGTCATTAGTAATACCAAATAGCATAAAGATAGTAACAAAGTTTTGTCAGGATTAATTCtttcatgaaaaaaattattttttttcttccttttccttttgggctccatttgtttcggcttaaaatgatttttgaaaaatgttatctgtatttttaggtgtttggtGCGACGAAAAATAAAAGGACATCACCAGGACACCATCGAGACCAACCCATGACCCAGTCGAGAGTCTGTTAGGACCCAACCAGGACACCGCCGGGACCTAATGAGGACCCGGTCGAGACCAATTGGGACTTGGTCAAGACCCTGCCGAGACCCGATCAGAACACCGGCACCGGTACCCGACCAAGACACGGTTGAGACTCGGTCATGACACTACCGAGACCTGGTTaggacatttttgtaatttaaaatttaatatgattgaatgaaaaaaaaaaataaaaaataaaaaaaaataataaaattgtgattatttgccaaacaaaaatcatttttcaagaaaatattttccacttAAACCAGTTGCACCATATCATCATATGATCGGTTGAAAGGGACCAAAACATAAGGCAATTGGTAAGGGAGACGTTCCACAACTGCTTCAAACACATCAATTGAAAAACCAGTGATGAATGTTCTGTTCGTCTCCTTGTCATAAGTTAATCTCACAAACTGATTAAATGCACCCCTGGCAGGAACCCCTATCTTCAATGGTTTCCCCTCAATTACATCGTAAGTCCAACCCTTTGGCACTGTTTGCTGGCCACCTGGCCAAAATACTGGACCCATTACTCCATTAATAGAACCATTAAAAACTCGTACTTTCTCCCCATCATGCTCTGTAAAGTTCTTAGAGAAACCAAATTCTGGTGACCAGAATGCTATCTCCTTGTAGCTTTTGCCAACCACATTAATGATTCGAAAGATGGgtaattttgacaatttactATTCTTGAAGATTATCTTGCCACTTAGACCTTCGAAGATATTGGACAAAAAATTTTCCCATAATGTTTTTGGGGTTTCCCTTCTTTGTGATATCGTAATGGCCTGAGCAATAGCCCATGTTGCATCATAAGCACGAAGCGCAAAAATGCTTGGATTAGCTTTCTCTTCTTCTGGGTACTTCATTCCATAATTCTTTCGGGATTTGATTTTAAACTGCTTGAATTTTTCACTAGAAGACTCAAAAATAGTCTTATAACCAAGCACGCCTTGCATGTTGTATGTGATTGAAGAATCAACAGAATCAAGAAGGCTTGCAATCTCATCTGTTACAATCCATACGTTGCCTTTTTCCATCATACCCATTTGGTTTGCCTTCTCAAAAAGCAAAATAGCTAACTCTATAGAAGACAGAAGAACTACGAAGACCCTGTTGCTCTTGCTCTGTAGTTTTTTAAGCTCTTCTACAATGGCTGATTTTGGGTCTGATGACAGAGAAGATAGGGAAGGTAAAGTTGAGTGTTGTTCAATCTCTGAGCCAACAGCTCGGAGTGAATCAGAAAGGAGAGTTAATATTGTTCCTGCAGGATCACTGGAAAAACCGTTATTGTTTTCATAAATTGTTGTCACCTTTCGCCAGTTAAAGTGGCCTACAATGGCGGCAATACACTTCATGTGGAGGTTGACGTCGTTGgccatttgaatgaaaaatggcGGTTGAAGTGGTTCTACCGGCGGGATAAAAGCCGGTGAAATTAGCGATAGGATAGGGATATCCTTGGTGGCTTTACCCATATCAGAGATTATAGCAGCTTCCTGAAATGTTAATGTTCCGATGATGGCATGCACTTGTTTGCTGTCAATGAGTTCAATTGCTGCAACCaaatttgtataattttcaCTATTTTGTGCTTCTGTATTGCAACAATATATAGTGGATGGTGGAATGAGAATCATTGTTAAAGCATAAGTCATATTGAAGTCAACCTCTCAAGAGAAGATAGAGTTAGAATCAAAGACTTAGTTATTGTGATAAGATTGTATTTATCTTGTAGATAACTCAACTGTAGAGAATAgtttaaatctcttttaattCTATACATGAGTCTGTATATAACTCAACTTCCTTTGATTCTATAAATATGAATGAAGATATCTCAACCAATCACAGTGAGAAAATTATCATCAGagatatttttagttttattatggtatcagagcaaaatATTGACTAacgttgtttttgttttgattcctggtttctttgtttttttctttcattttttttccctgctTCTAATATCTACTGCTCccgtcataatttttttttcacaataccTGCTGCTGCTACTGCACTCATGGCCATTCCTAAAGGTGATATTCCGATTCCACATATTGTTGCACTGAATCCTATTGTTGCACCGAATCCCACTGCACCAGCACCCATTCAACCTGCTGCACCAAATATTGTATTTCAAGTTCCCAATATGAATCCAACTCTCAACATCAAGCTCACCAAAAGCAATTTCATCTCCTGGAAAACGCAAATAGACGTGTACTTGCATGGCCAAGACGCTCACGGTTTCATTGACGGCACAAACCATGCTCCACCAAAAACTATCCCAAATCCAGCCCCTGCCGTGGATGCTCCTGCCCAAATCATGAACCCTGCGTACATCACCTGGTACCAACGTGATCAACTTATTTTGAGTGTTTTAATTTCCACTCTTTCAGAATCTTTAGTCACTCTTGCTGTGGGGTGTGCTACGGCCCGTGATCTCTAGTTGTCCTTGGAGAAGATGTTCGCCTCGACATCTTGTGCTCAGATGATGCAAATCCATTATCAACTTGCCACTTCTAAGAAAGGTAACCAATCTGTCACTGATTATTTTCAGCGAATGAAACTTATGAGCGATACCATGGCGGCTATAGGCCAGCCTCTCAATGACTTCGAAACGATCTCTTATTTATTGGCTGGTCTGGGATCGGAGTATGATCCTTTTGTCACATCTGTGACCACTCGCGTGGACCCTCTTTCTCTCGAGGAAATTTTCGTCCACCTCCTCGCCTATGAGCTACGCCTTGAGCAGCGTTTCCATACTACGGATATCTCTCCCTCAACTGCAAATTACTCTGCTCGATCTCAAGCTCTCCGCAGCTGTGGACCTCGTGGTTGAGGAAATTTCTATGGTG from Corylus avellana chromosome ca6, CavTom2PMs-1.0 includes the following:
- the LOC132185075 gene encoding glutamate receptor 2.7-like is translated as MILIPPSTIYCCNTEAQNSENYTNLVAAIELIDSKQVHAIIGTLTFQEAAIISDMGKATKDIPILSLISPAFIPPVEPLQPPFFIQMANDVNLHMKCIAAIVGHFNWRKVTTIYENNNGFSSDPAGTILTLLSDSLRAVGSEIEQHSTLPSLSSLSSDPKSAIVEELKKLQSKSNRVFVVLLSSIELAILLFEKANQMGMMEKGNVWIVTDEIASLLDSVDSSITYNMQGVLGYKTIFESSSEKFKQFKIKSRKNYGMKYPEEEKANPSIFALRAYDATWAIAQAITISQRRETPKTLWENFLSNIFEGLSGKIIFKNSKLSKLPIFRIINVVGKSYKEIAFWSPEFGFSKNFTEHDGEKVRVFNGSINGVMGPVFWPGGQQTVPKGWTYDVIEGKPLKIGVPARGAFNQFVRLTYDKETNRTFITGFSIDVFEAVVERLPYQLPYVLVPFNRSYDDMVQLGLDGAVGDIEIMADRMQYAEFTLPYIVSGLVMVVTVKPDKLREKWLFFKVFTKKMWLLMVAMHLFIGLVIWLIENGGNPEFEGFGAMLWFSVTVLFFIQREPIKNNLSRFVLAPWFFMILIVSASFTASLTSRMTVSQFKPSVLDIETLQRTNAPVGCNGNSFIVRYLINVLNFKPENIRGVCSINDCPQAFERGEIQAAFFVGPHAKVFLAKYCKGYTATEPTFSLVFSKDSPLVFDISKVTLEVIQTGEMQQLERNLLSSNNCSSTSNLNVDPELGPEPFYGLFGISGAISALAFLITVASLKRNQQLRMHFIPAAFIDNRVVIWAIIFLSRIYVRCQSPYRRRSIVVPVP